The following nucleotide sequence is from Geotrypetes seraphini chromosome 10, aGeoSer1.1, whole genome shotgun sequence.
ttgttgacggaCATCTAGTTTTTGATTTCCGAGATACAGTTTAGGAGTTTCATGATCTGAGTGTCACGGTTTTCTCCTAGCAGTAGGATGTCATCcgcaaaggagtgaatctgtatttgtgggctatgtctaggacaggtctaacGTAGAGCTTGAATAATAGGGGCAGTAGTAGATCACCTTGTTGAGCACTGTATTTGATCGGTTTTGGTTTCGAtagtgtggattcttttatgactTGTGAGGTTACCTTTTtgattgaagcttttaccacaatcAGAACATTTATAAGGTTTTTCTACAgcatggattcttttatgagttaCAAGGCTACCTGCATTattgaaggattttccacattcagaacatgcatatggtttttctccagtatggaTTCTTTCGTGATCTCTGAGGTGATCTTTTCGATTAAAGtttttattacattcagaacatttatatggcttTTCTCcagtatggattcttttatgaacaGTGAGTTTGCCTTTCTCTTtgtagcttttaccacattcagaacatttatatggcttTTCTCCAGTATGGATTCTTTCATGAGATGTGAGTTTGCTTTTCTTTTTGAAGCTTTTactacattcagaacatttatgtggttttttttcagtgtggattctttcatgctTTCTGAGGTCACTGTTTTGGTTGAATCttctaccacattcagaacatttatacagTTTTTCCCCAATGTGAATTCTTTTATGAATTATAAGATTACTGTTGTGATTGAatcttttatcacattcagaacatttatacggTTTTTCTCCAGGGTGAATTCTTTCACATTTTCCAGTGTGTATTCTTTTATGAACTATGAGGCTATCTTTTCGATTAAAGCTTTTACCGCATTCAGAACatatatatggtttttctccagtgtgtaTTCTTTTATGAACTATGAGGCTATCTTTTCGATTAAAGCTTTTACcgcattcagaacatttatatggcttTTCTCCAGtatggattctttcatgaattaTGAGTTTACCTTTCtgattgaagcttttaccacattcagaacatttgtaTGGCTTTTCTCCAGTGTGCATTCTTTCATGAATTATAAGATTACCTTTTACACTGAATCTTTTACCGCATTCAGAACATGTAAACGTTTTTTCTCCAGTGTGCATTCTTTTATGAATCACGAGGTTATCTTTTCGAATAAAGCTTTTactacattcagaacatttatatggcttTTCTCCAGtatggattctttcatgaattcTGAGTTTAGCTTTttgattgaagcttttattacattccgAACAGTCATATGTCTTTCTTTCAGTATGGATTGTTTTATGAATTCTGAGGTTAATTCCTTGAGTGAAACCTTTATCACATACTGAACATTTAAATAGCTTTGCTCTCTTGAGGTTGGCTTGATGCTCTCGTTTCTTGCTAATGCTGATTGGTTCATTTACCTGACTGAAGATTTTATCATGTACAGAATATTCtgagggttttctttttttgacaTTTTCATGAACTGCAACTTGTCCTGTCAGGTTTGACTTCCCAGTGAACATTTCCTCACATGTAGTGCTCTGACAAggtttctccctgcttcttctctGATTTTGTCCGTTTATGGAATTTCTCTCTTTAGTATATACATTCAAGTTCTCTTCTTTTGGGGTATTTTCTTTTATGCTAAGTGGTCTTAATGTACTAATACCCCCCACACTAGCAGCTGAAGGATCCGGGTCTTTGTGTGGCCATTCCTCCCTCTGCTGCCCATCAAACTCTCTCATTCTCTTACTCCCAAATCCATCATCTGTTGGATAAAAATGAAAGTGTGTACATAAATTATACAGCTATTGAGTAAGACATATAGAGGTCTTTAAAGTCATTTGCTCATAGACAAGTGCAAGGTCCCCTCCAGTCTCTTTACTCTGATTACATTCACTAACCAAACCCTCTAGGTGAAAAGTCAGAAATACTCCACACTATCTAGCAaggtttttattacataggaattTTGGGCTCACCGCTCTTGGTATCGGtaacctcctctcctccctccagtTGGTCACTGACAGGTCCCTCTTCCATTTTCAGGATCTCTATTGTGGGATCAGCAGTATAGGTTTGGCTGTCTATATGAAGAATGCAAAGATAACTTCAGGTTTCATAGCAAAACTTAAGACATAAGAAAAACAAAACTTGTTTAAAACTGAGCTGATGGGAATTTTGTGAcctctgaaaatctaaatatccTGAAGGAATCAAGGATCCTGAGTAGTCCTGGAAATGACCCATATCCCTATAATACACTGCGTTCTTGCTATTTGCTGGTGTTAGGTTCCTAGAAAACCCCATGAATACCGAAACCGCGAATATAAAAGTATTGACCTTATGGGAAAAATGGTGTTAGGTTCCTGTGCGATTCTGTATACTGTACACTTTTGATAAATGTGTGGTGCTGAGTAGCATTTTCTGAACAGTGAGTTTGCCTTCCTctttgaagcttttaccacattcagaacattcatATGGCTTTTCTCCAGTATGGATTCTTTCATGAGTTGtgagaaagattagagaaactgggcctcttctccctcgaacagaggagattgagaggggacatgatcgaaacattcaaggtactgaaggggatagacttagtagataaggacaggttgttcactctctccaaggtagggagaacgagagggcactctctaaagttgaaaggggatagattccgtacaaacgtaaggaagttcttcttcacccagagagtggtagagagctggaacgctcttccagaggctgttatatggaaaaacaccctccagggattcaagacaaagtagataaagacagattgttcaccctctccaaggtggagagaacgagaggacattctctaaagttaaaaggggatagattcggtacaaacgtaaggaagttcttcttcacccaaagtggtagaaaactggaacgctcttccagaggctgttataggggaaaacaccctccagggatacaagacaaagtagataaagacaaattgttcaccctctccaaggtggagagaacgagaggacattctctaaagttaaaaggggatagattcggtacaaacgtaaggaagttcttcttcacccagagtggtagaaaactggaacgctcttccagaggctgttataggggaaaacaccctccagggattcaagacaaagttagacaagtttctgctgaacaagaacgtacgcaggtagggctagtctcaggacgctggtctttaaccagaaggccgccgcgtgagcgtactgctgggcacgatggaccactggtctgacccagcagcggcaattcttatgttcttaacattctTTGGGTCTAACAGTTCTCTTGCACAGCTCTATGAATATCTTCATCCTCATGGACCCAAGGACGAATGACTTAACCACCaacaaaaaagcctccctcccaccttctacTGCTATGTGTAGTCCTTCCCTTCTGGAATCCCTAGTTTGACCATCTTTCCTCATTCTTCCTGTGTCTTTTCTCCACCCTCTTACAGTAAGACCATCCTGCCTGCCTCTTTCCAACTGGCATCACAGAGAACAAAGCCCATAAGCTGCTGGGTAGGTGGGAAGAAGGTTTAGTATCTTGGAGCAGCACAGAGTCGAGAAGTAGTGAGAGATACAAAAACTGATAAAGGATGAGAGACAGTAATTGTTAAAAGAAATTGAAGGGAAGGGCCAGACAGATGGGAAAATGGTGTGGGAGAGtaagagaaagagaaggaaagaaaggcaaCCGAACAAATACATTAGAAGCACAAGAAAGGTTAGAAGCAGATTAGAAGCCGTCTTTCTTGTAGGACATGTTTAGATCAGCTGCTACATCACCTGTTTGATGCAGTTCCTCACATGGGCCTGTGGTGGTCagatttcctctttcctcagatccCTGAGGCTCAGTCCCAAATCGGAATAAAATGTCAGGCTTGACTTTGTTGGAGCCTATTACAGGACAAAGACagtcaaatatgtttttaaaaacagTTATTACAGGGCCTGTAAGTATTTAGATTATGCTCTTTTCATGGCCATTGCTACTAGCACAGAGGGGTGCTGCTGTACTGATCATCATCAGAAATGTATTCTATCAATATCCTGATCATTTTGATATTGAGGTGGAGAACTCTTTTCCTTAAGAGCTGCCAACATGTCTGTTATGGAATTCGCTAATGCATAAATCTCTGCTATCAGTTGTTCTTCATCTAGTTGCTAAGATCAATATTCAGTGATGTTAATTGGTTATCACCGTTAACCAGCCATTTCTTAACCAGTTAGATTAGGGATGAGCTGGGGGCAAAGCACCTACTTACCTTGTGAACACTGATTTTCAGTCAGCTAAGCAGCAAAGTATCACACAAAGTCAGGAAAGCAGAAAGGCCAAATTGAACTGGAGACTGGTCTGAATATAGCTCAGCCCATGGCTGTGAGTGGCTCAGATGACTCTTAATGCTGGAGGGGGACAGAAACAGTGGCACCAAATGCTCCTCACCCCAACATTAAGAGAAGGAGCCCCCCTATACAGGGTACAAGTAACACACCGAACTATCAGGCAGGCACCCTTGGGTCAGGGACCTTCATTTGGGTGCCTGTGAGCCAGTGGTAGCTCCAGAGCACTCCTAGAATGGCCCCTGTGATAGTCAATTTAGTTCTGGTTTGGAGTCCCTGGAGGTCCTTAGGAAGAAGAAAGCCTGAGATCTATGTCCTGGAGGAGGGAAGCCAGGAGCCTGTTTCCTGGATATTGCAGAAATAGCTATGGGTGTCAGTCCAAAGTCCAATTATCAGGACCTGCCAAGTGTAAAGACACAATTCGCACATGCTCCTCTGTTCCTAGGCCCCATCTCTCATGTGGAGGTCAGGAGAGGACAGGCTGGGAATGGAGAAGCATCTCATTTAATTCATGGATTACACACTTGAATGTAAATCCACTCAAAGTTTGGGAACTATATATATGGGTGGTGGGATTGTTTGGTAGGGAGGGGGGACTTAGACGGACCTTGAAGAGGGGGTGGGAGGCCTATTTGTTAGTAATGCCTGATCATGGGATGCTGGTTGGGTGGGAGACTTGTGTAATAGTGCAGGTTGATATGGGATGGGAGGGGgcttcattctgtatttttttgGGCTGATTGTATTTCCATTTCTATGTTTGTTGACCTTCTCTCAGCCTTTATTAATAAAACTGTTTTCAACTTAATGTAAATTCACTCAATGTggggtaaaaaaataaaataaacatacaaacacaaCAAAATCATAAAACGTGTCATAAAAATaagatacaataaaatataataaggTAAAAACACAAAGGCTTATCCTCTTTAGCCAGAAAGTTTCAGATTCACTGCTAATGCGATCAGTCAGCACTGAAAACAGCCAAAATTTAACCCTTTTACAAAATCTCAAATAATTGGTTTCTAAATGGATATCTGCAACTAGGAATAAGTCTCTCCACTTCCACCAGCCCATTCAACAATGCAGATTTCTCAGTCCCATGACACTCTAGGATGAAAAAGTTTGAATGTCTAATCCCACCCCATAGGCAGCCACTCTGTCTATGGAAACAGACATCAGGAGGAGATGACGGCGTCTTTTCCTTCCAGTGCTGGATTCCTAAATGGTTCCAAATGACCTTAGTAAAGATGCACAGAAAGAATTGTACACGTACTTGTTACAGAAGGCTCTAATTCAGGATCGTCCATAAAGGGGAGATCTTCCTCTTGTTTAACACTCAGCGAAAAAACAGATGTTACCACTGGAAGGCCTGCTATGAGAAAAACAGGTCAAGAAGGTTTCACCAAGGATCTGATAATATTACATTAGGAAATGGATTTCAAGTCTCCAAATGTCTGAGGTCAAAGACGCATCTCCTGAGATCTGAAAATAGGGAGCCCTTTAGATCCAAAACATCTACTTACTCTTGGTGGGATCATTCAGgtcttcttcctccttccactCAAATTGTTGCGTGAAATATTTGTCATCTTCCTTTCCAATCTTGAATATAACGTCAGGATTAACAATCGAATAACCTGTCAATAAGAAGCAGGAAAAGGACATTTCAATGATAATCTCCTCTATGGTATCTGGCTACTATCAAAAGACATGTCATGTCTTACACTGTTAGGAACTAGGTAAGGGGGAGCTTAATGTGGAAAGATGGGCTCGATCTTAACCAGGGTGGCAGTGATATTTAAAAAGGGACCAAAGCAGCCGACAGTCACCCAGCAGGGCATAGTCCACAGTGAGATATCTCTGAAGGATACTCTCAAAATAGAGATTAGGGCAATCTGGTAGAGGTATAAGCCTAGAGAAGGCATATTTACCTCTTGAGATGAGGATGTCATGAACCTCCTTGATGACCTTCTTGTAAAGCTCCTTCTGCCATTCTCCCAGAATGCTCCACTCCACTTCCAAGAAATAAGCGGCAACATCCTTGAATGTAATCGATGCCTGGAATAGCAGAGGGGACATAGTCACAGTTTCATTATGATGTTTATGCCATAAACTTTGCTATACCTCTGTCAATGAGATCAAATCTCCAGTACAGtatattatactagtctttaagcccgttacattaacgggtgctagaatatatgtttgtctgtctttctttatttctgtctctctctgccgctgtctttctttctttttgtctctctccctgcccctgtctcttttttctttcctttctgtctccctccctcccactatctgtctttctttctctccccacttctttccaacctctgctccccctgtccctcagacttccattcagcggctgtccctcctctcccccacacttccattcagtgtctgtctccctctctcaccccttttatctactgttcaccctcttgtttttccccttccattcactgccctctcttctctttccatccagtgtccgccttctctctctctctctgttccatatggcatctcctccttcctttcccccttccttttcacttcgtgtggcataccttcctccttccctgcatgccctgccatgtcttcttccctctaagccattctctccccctctgctccctttcctccttgaacttcatcgggcagcagcagcattcataattcattgctgttgccaggcttcaggtcttcctctctggccggtcctatcttcatgaaaacaggaagtaggcaggacccgccagagagtaaGGCCTGAAGTCGGCAATAGCAgcgaattttaaatgctgctgctgcccgaagaagccaggccttaacaacaaagctccctccagcgttggcagccgcgagtgcgaggtagggataccgctggactaccaggtttaaaaaaaaacaaaaaaaaacccaacttacCAATAATGGCGGCAGTGCTGGGGgcggtttgaaaagccatcggccgtgaagtatgccacctgcatacttcacggccgacggcttttcaggactttaaaaacttagcaacgatggcggcagtgctggggagggtttgaaaaggtgccGCGGCTCCTCTGTCGATCCCCGCCTGACATGTCTCACAACAGCAGTTTAAGTCCGAGGtagggtgagaggagccgacacggagagcaggaagtccagcgctagcggcgagtggtaggtgctggaaactTAAGTAAGGCTGGGGATTCGCGCAAGTGCactcctgcaaagccacggacctacatctcacggaacagagatcacagaagcacgcagttgagtgcgcatgcacggctagcgttttattattttagatggTATGAAGAGAACTCTGTTCCCTCAAGTCTGTAATATTTTGAGCAGATTTCCTGGTCTTTAGAGAACACTGGAAATCTCTCACATTGGGCTGATATAGTAGGTGAAAGAAAGAGAAGGCAGCAGCAGGTGAAGaggtgaaagaaaagaaaattggtCAGTGTCTGAAGGCAGAAAAGCATTGGAGTCAGgcctgaggaaagactaaaaaggttagggctcttcagcttggggagatatgattgaagtctacaaaatccggagtggatcgatttttcactctgtcaaaaatgacaaagactaggggacactcgatgaagttacagggaaatacttttaaaaccaagaggaggaaattttttttcactcagagaatagttaagcgttgccagaggatgtggtatgagtggatagcgtagctggttttaagaaaggtttagacaagttcctggaggaaaagtccactgtctgttattgagaaagacatgggggaagccactacttgccctgtatcggtagcatggaatattgtgactccttgggttctggccaggaatcagtgacctggattggccaccatgagaacgggctactgggcttgatggacttatGTTCTCATGTAATCTGTTTGGAAGGGGTAATGAGTACTTCTTTTTGTCAATTATGGCAACGTGGCTGAGAGGCAAAGGGTGTGGGCAAAGAACGAGATGCACTGGGCCATCTAGGAAGAACTGGACTGAAAACACAAATGAGAATGAAGGAAGAAGCACTGCTAGGAGTCTTAACCTGCTGGATTGCAGTATTCTGCCTGTCTGcaggttacatagtaacatagtagatgacggcagataaagacccgaatggtccatccagtctgcccaacctgattcaatttaaatttttacattttttcttcttagctatttctgggcaagaatccaaagctttacccggtactgtgcttgggttccaactgccgaaatctctgttaagacttactccagcccatctacaccctcccagccattgaagccctgtaGTAGTTTTGCAAGTGTTAATGCAGCCAGAAACATCACACATTCCTGGCAGCGTAAATgtataatcaagtttcaagtttcaagtttaattttatttgatgtatcgcttattacaaactaagcgattaacaaagtataacaatcatCGTTAAATTATATAATATTGAACACTAAAGGGGTAAAATAACGGTAAAATAATATTTCTTTAACTAATAGGAATTTAACACACAAAACAATATTGACAGACTATGACACATATGGAATAAACATAAGGAATTAAAGTTACAACAATATTTCcctaaaaagagagaaagaaaggtctgaaaggggagggaaaaaaacaatGGGGAGGGATTGAAGGTGCTCAGATCGAATTTGGCAGTGAGGCAAGTTTAGAGATCAaaagaaattttgaaaagaaatgtttttaaattggttttgaattggattaaatttttatttttcctgatatataaaggaagagaattccaagtaagaggagccactacagagaaaatatcgtggcgttttgtccctactatttttagagagggaaccATTAATAATTCTTGGGATTCGGAACGTAAAGAGCGATTTGAAGAATGGGGTATTAATAAACggtctatgaattgtggttcattagtatttagtgttttaaaaataagtagagctattttataagttattcggttatttatgggcagccaatgtgattttattagcagaggtgttacgtggtcgtattttttaccattgtgaattattttgattgctatgttctgtataatttgtaaacgttttttttctttttgagtaatattttgtagcagagagttacagtaatctagttttgttATAACAAGAGAGTGCATTAGAATATTTAGAGATTGTGGTTCTAAATATTTTGTCATTGAACGGATTAAACGGAGACGATAAAGACAGCATTTAACAATATTGTTAACATGTTCTTGATATGTAAACTTGTCATCTATGATTACACCTAAAATTTTGAGTGATGTCACTGTTTCAATTTTTAAGTCATCTATCATGAAAGGAGAAGATAATTGTATTCCCTGTTTTGAAGGGAAAAGGAGGATCTTTGTTTTTGGTATGTTAAGCGCGAGTTTGTTATAAGTGAGCCATTCTTTAATTTTGACTAATTTTTGGTTGATTTGAGCTATTTCAATAGGGTTTTCTGGGTTGCATGGATGTAGTAATTGTATGTCGTCCGCATAAGCATATGCGGAGAAGCCTATAGACTGGCTAAGACTAAGTAAATAGTGGCCCCCAATCCTGAACCTGAATTGTATTAAAAGTATCAGATAAAAGACAAACAGGAAGCTCTTCTTCCCTCCTTCTGTTTTCATAAATCCCTGGAGCCAGGTCCTCTAggacagagtttctcaacttcttcaagccaagtaccccccaagtctaacaaatatcaaccgagtaccccctgcccataataatagtactaattgtaatgcaatttcttccattcatttttcatatacacacaatataatcttattaatacataatggtaaccacaaaatttaaaaaacacaatgcacacagtacgcagagaaaatgttaattatcatt
It contains:
- the LOC117367646 gene encoding zinc finger protein 2-like isoform X2 → MSALGSDQASITFKDVAAYFLEVEWSILGEWQKELYKKVIKEVHDILISRGYSIVNPDVIFKIGKEDDKYFTQQFEWKEEEDLNDPTKSLPVVTSVFSLSVKQEEDLPFMDDPELEPSVTSSNKVKPDILFRFGTEPQGSEERGNLTTTGPCEELHQTDSQTYTADPTIEILKMEEGPVSDQLEGGEEVTDTKSDDGFGSKRMREFDGQQREEWPHKDPDPSAASVGGISTLRPLSIKENTPKEENLNVYTKERNSINGQNQRRSREKPCQSTTCEEMFTGKSNLTGQVAVHENVKKRKPSEYSVHDKIFSQVNEPISISKKREHQANLKRAKLFKCSVCDKGFTQGINLRIHKTIHTERKTYDCSECNKSFNQKAKLRIHERIHTGEKPYKCSECSKSFIRKDNLVIHKRMHTGEKTFTCSECGKRFSVKGNLIIHERMHTGEKPYKCSECGKSFNQKGKLIIHERIHTGEKPYKCSECGKSFNRKDSLIVHKRIHTGEKPYICSECGKSFNRKDSLIVHKRIHTGKCERIHPGEKPYKCSECDKRFNHNSNLIIHKRIHIGEKLYKCSECGRRFNQNSDLRKHERIHTEKKPHKCSECSKSFKKKSKLTSHERIHTGEKPYKCSECGKSYKEKGKLTVHKRIHTGEKPYKCSECNKNFNRKDHLRDHERIHTGEKPYACSECGKSFNNAGSLVTHKRIHAVEKPYKCSDCGKSFNQKGNLTSHKRIHTIETKTDQIQCSTR
- the LOC117367646 gene encoding zinc finger protein 2-like isoform X1, giving the protein MSALGSDQASITFKDVAAYFLEVEWSILGEWQKELYKKVIKEVHDILISRGYSIVNPDVIFKIGKEDDKYFTQQFEWKEEEDLNDPTKTGLPVVTSVFSLSVKQEEDLPFMDDPELEPSVTSSNKVKPDILFRFGTEPQGSEERGNLTTTGPCEELHQTDSQTYTADPTIEILKMEEGPVSDQLEGGEEVTDTKSDDGFGSKRMREFDGQQREEWPHKDPDPSAASVGGISTLRPLSIKENTPKEENLNVYTKERNSINGQNQRRSREKPCQSTTCEEMFTGKSNLTGQVAVHENVKKRKPSEYSVHDKIFSQVNEPISISKKREHQANLKRAKLFKCSVCDKGFTQGINLRIHKTIHTERKTYDCSECNKSFNQKAKLRIHERIHTGEKPYKCSECSKSFIRKDNLVIHKRMHTGEKTFTCSECGKRFSVKGNLIIHERMHTGEKPYKCSECGKSFNQKGKLIIHERIHTGEKPYKCSECGKSFNRKDSLIVHKRIHTGEKPYICSECGKSFNRKDSLIVHKRIHTGKCERIHPGEKPYKCSECDKRFNHNSNLIIHKRIHIGEKLYKCSECGRRFNQNSDLRKHERIHTEKKPHKCSECSKSFKKKSKLTSHERIHTGEKPYKCSECGKSYKEKGKLTVHKRIHTGEKPYKCSECNKNFNRKDHLRDHERIHTGEKPYACSECGKSFNNAGSLVTHKRIHAVEKPYKCSDCGKSFNQKGNLTSHKRIHTIETKTDQIQCSTR